A DNA window from Pseudomonas wuhanensis contains the following coding sequences:
- the potA gene encoding polyamine ABC transporter ATP-binding protein, producing MANASSIYRKALEGHQAPKKVLVKVDRVTKKFDETTAVDDVSLEIHQGEIFALLGGSGSGKSTLLRMLAGFERPTEGRILLDGVDITDMPPYERPINMMFQSYALFPHMTVAQNIAFGLKQDRLPASEIDARVEEMLRLVHMTQYAKRKPHQLSGGQRQRVALARSLAKRPKLLLLDEPMGALDKKLRSQMQLELVEIIERVGVTCVMVTHDQEEAMTMAERIAIMHLGWIAQIGSPVDIYEAPVSRMVCEFIGNVNAFDGTVVEDLEGHAIIHSPDLQQKIYVGHGVSTSVQDKSITYAIRPEKMLVSTLKPETRYNWSEGKVHDIAYLGGHSVFYVELPGGKIVQSFMANAERRGARPTWDDQVYVWWEDDSGVVLRS from the coding sequence ATGGCAAACGCCTCCAGCATCTACAGGAAGGCTCTTGAAGGTCACCAGGCACCGAAAAAGGTGTTGGTGAAAGTCGACCGCGTCACCAAGAAATTCGACGAAACCACCGCCGTGGACGATGTGTCCCTGGAGATCCATCAAGGGGAAATCTTCGCCCTGCTCGGCGGTTCCGGCTCGGGTAAATCGACGCTGCTGCGCATGCTCGCCGGCTTCGAACGCCCGACCGAAGGGCGGATTCTGCTCGACGGTGTCGACATCACCGACATGCCGCCGTACGAACGGCCGATCAACATGATGTTCCAGTCCTACGCACTGTTCCCGCACATGACGGTGGCGCAGAACATCGCCTTCGGTCTCAAGCAGGACCGTTTGCCCGCCAGCGAAATCGACGCCCGTGTCGAAGAAATGCTGCGGCTGGTGCACATGACCCAGTACGCCAAACGCAAACCCCATCAGTTGTCCGGCGGCCAGCGTCAGCGTGTGGCACTGGCGCGTTCATTGGCCAAGCGTCCTAAGCTGTTGTTGCTCGACGAACCGATGGGGGCACTGGATAAAAAGCTGCGCTCGCAGATGCAACTGGAGTTGGTGGAGATCATCGAGCGCGTCGGCGTGACCTGCGTGATGGTGACCCACGATCAGGAAGAAGCCATGACCATGGCCGAACGCATCGCGATCATGCACCTGGGCTGGATCGCTCAGATCGGCAGCCCGGTCGACATCTACGAAGCGCCGGTCAGCCGCATGGTCTGTGAGTTCATCGGCAACGTGAACGCCTTCGACGGAACCGTGGTCGAGGATCTGGAAGGTCACGCGATCATTCACAGCCCGGATCTGCAACAGAAGATTTACGTCGGCCACGGCGTGAGCACCTCGGTGCAGGACAAGTCGATCACCTACGCCATCCGCCCGGAAAAAATGCTGGTCAGCACCCTCAAGCCCGAAACCCGTTACAACTGGTCCGAAGGCAAGGTGCATGACATCGCCTACCTCGGCGGCCACTCGGTGTTTTACGTGGAGTTGCCCGGCGGCAAGATCGTCCAGTCGTTCATGGCCAACGCCGAACGCCGCGGTGCGCGCCCGACCTGGGACGATCAGGTCTACGTGTGGTGGGAAGACGACAGCGGCGTGGTACTGCGCTCATGA
- a CDS encoding ABC transporter permease subunit: MPSGRKLVIGIPFLWLCLFFLLPFFLVMKISFSEAALAIPPYSEIYTFAEQKFQLLLNLGNYSLLTEDELYISAYFGSLKVAFLSTLMCLVIGFPMAYAITKANKETQNVLLLLIMMPTWTAILIRVYAWMGILSNNGLLNAFLMWTGLTSQPIEILNTNIAVYIGVVYAYLPFMVLPLYANLVKHDGSLLEAASDLGSSNFNNFWKITVPLAKNGIIAGCMLVFIPVVGEFVIPELLGGPETLMIGRVLWQEFFNNRDWPVASALAVVMLAILIVPILLFNRSQAKEMEGRG; the protein is encoded by the coding sequence GTGCCCAGTGGCCGCAAACTGGTCATCGGCATTCCGTTCCTGTGGCTGTGCCTGTTTTTCCTGTTGCCGTTCTTCCTGGTGATGAAGATCAGCTTCTCGGAAGCGGCGCTGGCCATTCCTCCTTACTCCGAGATCTACACCTTCGCCGAGCAGAAATTCCAGCTGTTGCTGAACCTCGGCAACTACTCGCTGCTGACCGAAGATGAGTTGTACATCTCGGCTTACTTCGGCTCGTTGAAGGTCGCGTTTTTAAGCACACTGATGTGCCTGGTGATCGGTTTCCCGATGGCCTACGCGATCACCAAGGCCAACAAGGAAACGCAGAACGTTCTGCTGCTGTTGATCATGATGCCGACCTGGACCGCGATCCTGATCCGCGTTTATGCGTGGATGGGCATTCTCAGCAACAACGGGTTGCTCAATGCATTCCTGATGTGGACCGGGCTCACGTCTCAGCCGATCGAGATCCTCAACACCAACATCGCCGTGTACATCGGGGTGGTTTACGCGTACCTGCCGTTCATGGTGTTGCCGCTTTACGCCAACCTGGTCAAGCACGATGGAAGTCTGCTGGAAGCCGCGTCGGACCTGGGCTCGAGCAACTTCAACAACTTCTGGAAAATCACCGTGCCGCTGGCCAAGAACGGGATCATCGCCGGTTGCATGCTGGTGTTCATTCCCGTGGTCGGTGAGTTCGTGATTCCGGAACTGCTGGGTGGCCCGGAAACCCTGATGATCGGCCGCGTGCTGTGGCAGGAGTTCTTCAACAACCGCGACTGGCCGGTGGCGTCCGCCCTGGCGGTGGTGATGCTGGCGATCCTGATTGTGCCGATTCTGCTGTTCAACCGTAGCCAGGCCAAAGAGATGGAGGGACGGGGATGA
- a CDS encoding ABC transporter permease subunit — MKRFGFSKFMLIFGLSFIYLPMLILVIYSFNASKLVTVWGGWSVKWYVGLLDNSQLMGSVVRSLEIACYTAIAAVALGTLAAFVLTRVTRFKGRTLFGGLVTAPLVMPEVITGLSLLLLFVAMAQLIGWPQERGLVTIWIAHTTFCAAYVAVVVSARLRELDLSIEEAAMDLGARPFKVFFLITIPMIAPSLAAGGMMSFALSLDDLVLASFVSGPGSTTLPMEVFSAVRLGVKPEINAVASLILLAVSLVTFLVWYFSRKAEATRKRAIQEAMDQTASESWQQPKKKMAEATA, encoded by the coding sequence ATGAAACGCTTCGGATTTTCAAAGTTCATGCTGATTTTCGGCCTGTCGTTTATCTACCTGCCGATGCTGATTCTGGTGATCTACTCGTTCAACGCTTCGAAACTGGTGACGGTGTGGGGCGGTTGGTCGGTGAAGTGGTATGTCGGCCTGCTCGACAACTCGCAATTGATGGGCTCGGTGGTGCGCTCGCTGGAAATCGCCTGCTACACCGCGATTGCGGCGGTAGCGCTGGGCACCCTCGCCGCTTTCGTGCTCACCCGCGTGACGCGCTTCAAGGGTCGTACGCTGTTTGGTGGTCTGGTGACGGCGCCGCTGGTGATGCCGGAAGTGATCACCGGTCTGTCGCTGTTGCTGCTGTTCGTGGCCATGGCGCAGTTGATCGGCTGGCCGCAGGAGCGTGGTTTGGTGACGATCTGGATCGCTCACACCACGTTCTGTGCAGCGTATGTGGCGGTGGTCGTGTCGGCGCGCTTGCGTGAGCTGGACCTGTCGATTGAAGAAGCGGCGATGGACTTGGGTGCGCGTCCGTTCAAGGTGTTCTTTCTGATCACCATTCCGATGATCGCGCCGTCGCTGGCGGCGGGCGGCATGATGTCGTTTGCTCTGTCGCTGGATGATCTGGTGTTGGCGAGTTTCGTCTCTGGCCCCGGCTCGACGACGCTGCCGATGGAAGTGTTTTCGGCGGTGCGTCTGGGCGTGAAGCCTGAGATCAATGCCGTGGCCAGTCTGATTCTGCTGGCGGTGTCGCTGGTGACGTTCCTGGTCTGGTACTTCAGCCGCAAGGCCGAAGCCACGCGCAAACGGGCGATCCAGGAAGCGATGGACCAGACCGCCAGCGAGTCCTGGCAGCAACCGAAAAAGAAAATGGCAGAAGCGACGGCCTAG
- a CDS encoding polyamine ABC transporter substrate-binding protein — protein sequence MKMFGRTLLTLSLLGAMATGAQANDKVLRVYNWSDYIAPDTVKKFEDETGIRVTYDVFDSNETLEARLLAGKSGYDIVVPSNSFLAKQIKAGVYQPLDKSKLPNWKNLNPVLLKNASASDPDNGHAFPYMWGSIGIGYNPAKVKEVLGTDAPVNSWDLLFKPENAAKLKACGISFLDSPTEMLPAALHYLGYPVNSQDKAQIAEAEALFMKIRPSVAYFHSSKYISDLANGNICVAVGYSGDVLQAKARAQEAGDKVKIEYSIPKEGAGSFYDMVAIPRDAANVDNAYLFMNFLMRPDIIAEVTNSVGYSNANAAATPLVDEAIRDDPGSYPPQAVMATLYAIPDMPIATQRVMTRGWTRVKLGK from the coding sequence ATGAAAATGTTTGGCAGGACTCTGCTGACACTGTCCTTATTGGGCGCGATGGCTACCGGTGCCCAGGCCAATGACAAGGTATTGCGCGTCTACAACTGGTCGGATTACATCGCCCCGGACACGGTCAAGAAGTTCGAGGACGAGACCGGCATCCGCGTGACCTACGATGTGTTCGACAGTAATGAAACCCTTGAGGCACGCTTGCTGGCCGGTAAATCCGGCTACGACATTGTGGTGCCGTCCAACAGTTTCCTGGCCAAGCAGATCAAGGCCGGCGTGTATCAGCCGCTGGATAAATCGAAGTTGCCGAACTGGAAAAACCTCAACCCGGTACTGCTGAAAAACGCCTCTGCCAGCGATCCTGACAATGGCCACGCTTTCCCGTACATGTGGGGTTCGATCGGCATCGGTTACAACCCGGCCAAGGTCAAGGAAGTGCTGGGCACTGATGCGCCGGTGAATTCCTGGGACTTGCTGTTCAAACCGGAAAACGCCGCGAAGCTCAAAGCCTGCGGCATCAGTTTCCTCGATTCGCCGACAGAAATGCTCCCCGCCGCCCTGCACTATCTGGGCTACCCGGTGAACTCCCAGGACAAGGCGCAGATCGCCGAAGCCGAAGCGCTGTTCATGAAGATTCGCCCGTCGGTGGCTTATTTCCATTCGTCGAAGTACATCTCCGACCTGGCTAACGGCAACATCTGCGTCGCCGTCGGTTACTCCGGCGACGTGCTGCAAGCCAAGGCCCGCGCCCAGGAAGCTGGCGACAAGGTGAAAATCGAATACAGCATCCCGAAAGAAGGTGCCGGCAGCTTTTACGACATGGTCGCCATCCCACGGGACGCGGCCAACGTCGACAACGCCTACCTGTTCATGAACTTCCTGATGCGCCCGGACATCATCGCCGAAGTCACCAACAGCGTCGGCTACAGCAACGCCAACGCGGCGGCCACGCCGTTGGTGGATGAAGCCATTCGCGACGACCCGGGTTCCTACCCGCCGCAAGCGGTGATGGCGACGTTGTATGCGATTCCAGATATGCCGATTGCTACACAGAGGGTGATGACCCGGGGCTGGACGCGGGTGAAGCTCGGTAAGTGA
- the thpR gene encoding RNA 2',3'-cyclic phosphodiesterase yields the protein MSDESREPFKRLFFALNCAPEQRRAIAQWRGALALNVGRPVPAENFHLTLLFLGTVGMAQIAGVCEAAANVRMPGVPLTVVLDRLEVWRRSGVLLLAPAQAEPQLLQLVYALEQAMLPFGFEDTRREFRPHLTLMRDYRAPVPESATPPEFFLRADRFTLFESHKGRYRALAEWPLVSA from the coding sequence ATGAGCGATGAATCCCGCGAGCCGTTCAAGCGGCTGTTCTTCGCCCTGAACTGCGCCCCCGAACAACGCCGGGCCATCGCACAATGGCGCGGCGCGCTGGCGCTCAACGTCGGGCGCCCGGTGCCGGCGGAGAACTTTCATCTGACGCTGCTGTTTCTCGGCACGGTGGGGATGGCGCAGATAGCGGGCGTCTGCGAGGCCGCCGCCAATGTGCGGATGCCCGGCGTGCCGTTGACGGTTGTGCTTGATCGTCTGGAAGTCTGGCGTCGCTCCGGGGTTCTGTTGCTGGCGCCCGCGCAGGCAGAACCGCAGTTGCTGCAGTTGGTGTATGCGCTGGAGCAGGCCATGTTGCCGTTCGGCTTTGAAGACACCCGCCGGGAATTTCGCCCGCATTTGACCCTGATGCGCGACTACCGGGCGCCGGTCCCCGAATCCGCTACGCCGCCAGAGTTTTTCCTGCGTGCTGACCGCTTCACCTTGTTCGAATCCCATAAAGGCCGGTACCGGGCGCTGGCCGAATGGCCGCTGGTCTCGGCATAA
- a CDS encoding DUF1428 domain-containing protein, with product MAYVDGFVAAVPTANREKFKQHAQSAAAIFKENGALSLAECWGDDVPDGKVTSFPMAVKLKEDETVVFSWIVWPDKATRDAGMAKLMSDPRMQPDVNPMPFDGQRAIFGGFEMLVKA from the coding sequence ATGGCTTATGTCGATGGCTTCGTCGCTGCAGTACCCACCGCCAACCGCGAAAAATTCAAGCAACACGCGCAATCCGCCGCCGCGATCTTCAAGGAAAACGGTGCACTCAGCCTCGCCGAATGCTGGGGCGATGACGTGCCCGATGGCAAAGTGACTTCGTTCCCCATGGCGGTAAAACTCAAGGAAGACGAAACCGTGGTGTTTTCCTGGATCGTCTGGCCCGACAAGGCTACCCGTGATGCCGGGATGGCGAAACTCATGAGCGATCCGCGGATGCAACCAGACGTCAATCCGATGCCGTTCGACGGCCAGCGGGCGATATTTGGCGGTTTCGAGATGCTCGTCAAAGCCTGA